The genomic stretch CGATGAAACCCTGCTTCTTTTTTTCTTTATTTGCGGTTCACGAGCGGAAGAGTTCGCCCATTTTCTTGCCGAGAAGCATGGAAGCTCCCATGATACAGGCGGCAAGAATGGCCATACCGATCACGCCCAAAGCACTGGCCAGAAGCTCTCCGGACCCTTGCTCCAGGAAGAGAACATAGATCGCCTTGGTCAAGGGATAGAATTTCTCTTTCATGGCCAGGATGAGTGAATCACTCACATCCAGCATCGCGTAGGAGAAGCAAAGCAGCGCTCCAGCAATAAGATTAGCCGTAACCAATGGGACGGTAATCTTCCTCAGGGTGTGGAAGCGTGAGGCCCCGAAGGTCGTGGACGCTTCTTCCAAAGATGGGCTCATCTGCTGCAGGCCCGCCGAGGCCGACCGCACCATGTACGGCAGTCGCCTGATCGCATAGGCGATCACGAGCAGCGGCACAGGGTTGTGCAGAGGATCCAAAAAGGTATCCGAATACGTGACGACATAGCCGAAGGCCAGAACGATACCCGGCAGAGCCAAAGGTATCATGACAAGGCCATCCAAAAGCCCCGGGAACGGAATCAGCTTCCGCACGATCACATAGGCGATCAAAAGCCCCAGGATCAAATCCAGGAGAGTGGAAAGCCCGGCAAAGATAAAGCTGTTCTTGATCCCCACCAAAGACAGATTGGTCTGGAACACCGCTGTGAAGTGTTCGAAGGTATACTGCTCCGGCAGCACCGTCATGAACCACTTGTTGCTGACCGCTGTGATCATGACAGCGATATGCGGCACCAGGGCGCAAAACACGGTCAGACCCACGAAGGCATAGATAAGGGGCAGACTGATCCAGCCCGCCTTGCGCTTGCCGGACGTCACGTGGCCTTTGGCCATCATCTCGTACTTCTTGCTGCCCAGGGCCAGCTTGGAGAGGAGAAAGAAGCAGACGGTCATCACGATGACCAAAAACACAAGGGCATAGCCCACGGGGTTTTCGTTCACATCGGTGATCATGTTGAAGATCTGCACGGGTATCGTTTCATGATAGCCGACGAGCAGGGGTGTTCCAAGGTCCGTGAGGGCCCAGATAAAGACGATGATAGCGCCCGCGAAATATCCCGGACGGGCCAACGGCCAGACGATATCCTTCAGCTGCTTCCACTTGGGAACGCCCAAGGTGGTCGCGACTTCCTCGACACTCGGGTCCACATTCGCCAGGGACGCGGAAAGGTTCAGGTACATGATGGGGTAAAGGTGAAGAACTTCCAGGACGATCACGGCCCAGAACATATTCTCGGGTCCGAGCCAGTCGATCGGCGCATCGATCCATTCCATGTCCATGAGCGCAAGGTTTACAGATCCGCGACGCGCAAAGAAACGCAGAAGGCCGATGGCTCCGACAAAGGGCGGCATGACCATGGGCACGAGCAGAAGGCCCATGAGAAGGCTCTTGCCCGGGAATTCCCACTTCACGTTGATGACCGCGAGCGGAAAGCTCAATAGCGTCGCGAGCAGCGTCGTGGCAATACCGATCATGAGGCTATTGCCGATCGAATGCATCAGGAGTTCATTGGAGAAGAGCAAAGGGAAGTAACGGAATGTGAACTCGCCCTTATTGAAAAAAGCGCGAGCCATGATGGTCGACACAGGCAGCACAAGAAAGAAAAAGAGCATGGCAATGGTGGCGATCACCGTGCCGTAGCCCACAAGATCCGCAAGGCGTCGTTTCTTATTCGAGGTTGCGTCAGCGGTTTGCATCAGGTTCCTGGCCCTATTTCAGTCTGGGGTGGAAGAACAAGCACGTCCTCAGCCGCGATCATGCACCCGATGGCATCACCTTCCTGGAAGTTGTGCTCGGGCGCGTGATAAAAATTCACTTTGATGGCCTGGCCGCTTGAGCTGCGCAGCTGGAATTGCTCCGATTCACCCAAATAAGTCAGATGCTCGACCTTCAGCTGAAAGTAGTTCGCACCCTGGCCTTTTTTATCCCAATCAATGGCAATCGCCTCGGGCCGCATGGAGATGGACACAGCGGCTCCCACCGGGAACTGCTCCACCTTATGGGTGGCTTCGAAAAGGCCGAGAGCGGTTTGGACCTGGATGGTCTCGCCCTGACGGCCGATGACCTTGCCCTGGATCAGGTTGGTTTCCCCGATGAAACTCGCGATGAAAGGCGTCTTCGGGAAATTATAAAGAGTCCGCGGGCTATCGGTCTGAATCAAATGACCGGCATGCATCACGGAAATGCGCGTTCCCATCGACAGGGCTTCGCGCTGATCATGAGTCACGTAAAGAGTGGTGATACCTGTTTGCTTGTGAATGCGGAGGATGTTGTCACGCATTTCACCGCGAAGCTTCGCATCCAGGTTCGAAAGGGGTTCGTCGAGCAGGAGCACATTCGGGCGAATCGCCAGAGCACGGGCCAGGGCCACGCGCTGCTGCTGTCCACCCGACAGCTGTCCGGGCAGGCGATCGACGTATTGAGTCAGGCGCGTGATGTCCAGCACATCGTCGATGCGCTTTTTGATTTCCGCCGAGCTGAGTTTTCTGAGCTTCAGACCGTACTCAACGTTTTTGTAAACGGTCATGTGGGGCCAGAGCGCATAGTTCTGGAACACCATACCGATGCCGCGATCCACCGCTGGTTTCTTGGTAACATCCTCACCATTGAAAAACAGCTGGCCTTCGGTGACCTGTTCAAGACCGGCCAGCATACGCAGGGTTGTGGTTTTCCCGCAACCGGACGGTCCCAGCAAAAAGTGCAAGGCGCCCTTCTCGATGGTCAGGTTCAGGTCATGCACGGCCGTGGTTTGACCGTAGCGCTTGTAGATGCTCTTGAAGACGACTTCCATGCAAACCCCGGCTCTTGCTCAGTGATCAAATTACTGAAGGCTCTTATATTTTTGACGCGACGCTCCGACCCAGGCATTGATCGTCTGGTTACGCACGACTTCGTCATCCCATCTATCGACAAGCTTCATGAATTCAGCTTCGCTCAGGGCAGGCTTGCCAAAGACAGCGAGCTTGGCTGGATCCACGGATTTGCCTTTGGCAATTTTCTTCCAGGCCTTCTTCAGATCATCGTGGGTATCGACCAGAGTCGCACCCACGAGGTCATTGAATACGCGCTGCATTTTGGTCGCGCGTTCCAGATCCAGCATGATGAAACCCTTCTGTGTGAAAGGGTTGGCTGGCGAAATACGTTTGCCCTCGGTTTCCTGATAGGCCTTGGTGTTGACCGCCATCCGGCCGAGCGAGGACATCTTCGGTCCACCCGGAACACCTTTGGGCAGGAGCAGAAGTTTCTGGCCATCGACGCTCAGAACGAACTGCACGAAGCGTTCAGCCACTTTGCGATTGGGGGCGCCTTTCAGAATGGCAATGGGATCCGGGTCCAGGACGGACTGACCTTCGGGCAGGACAAAGCCGAGGTTATCCGGGCCCAGGTCACCAATTTTCGCCAGCGCGTAGAAGTCGATCGCCATGGCGAGGCCCACATCACCGGACACAACGGCTTTAATGGGATCCGTACTGGAATGGGTGAACGAGCGTGCATTGCCGGAGATAGCCGTCAGAAGTTCCCAGCCCTTGTCCCAGCCCATGGTTTGCAGAATAATCGCATTCATGGTGTTGGCGGAACCCGAGCGGCGCGGATCGGTGAGGCTGATGTTGTCTTTGTAAACCGGGCTGCCAAGGTCCTGCCAGGTCTTGGGTTCCGGCATGCCATCCATTTTCATGATCTTCTTGTTGAAGAAGACGCCGAAGGAGGACATGGCGGAGGCATACCAGGTGTGGGTCTTGTCATAGAGCGGAATGCCCGCGGTGTTCTCGGGGACCTGGGCCTTCAGTTCAGCGGGAAGTTTGTAGGTGTCGAGGAAACCATCGCGCTGCAGTTCCATGAAGGTGGCGGTGCCGCCGCCCCAGAAAAGGTCAACGCCCGAGGATTTTTTATTGTTGGCATACTTGGCCCGCAGAAAGCGGACGTCATCCGAGGTTCCGCCCTGATCGAGCCACTGGACGTCAACGTCGGTCTTGAAGGTCTTTTTGTAGTATTCGGTAAAAAGGGGAACGTACTCTTCCTGAATGGACTTGCGGTGCGGCGACAGAATAACCAGAGTATCTTTCGCCCAGGCAGAGACTGAGCTGCAGAGAAGCGTAGAGGCAATGAGCCAGGACTTCATAAGGCTTCCTTCGTTGCTTGACTGTTCCCAAGGGCGCTCTGAGGGGCTGAGTATCAGCCGACGCAAGGCGTCCTCCTTAATGGTAACCAAGGTGCATCTTGGTAGAATTTAACCCCAAAAAAAGCAAGTCTTTTTGTGGACTCAAGACCGTGATTCGAGAACCGGGACCGCACTTTTTTTCTCATAAAGCCGCAGCCACGATTCGTGGATCGCTGCCGCCGCATTTCTGGCCAAATCACCTTGCAGCCTCGTGCAAAGGTCCAGGAGCCGTTCGCGTTTCTCATCGCGATAGGGACCCGGCTGTGCCAGGCGGGACAACTCGTCCGCGGCGTCCGAGGCTGCGAAATCCTGAATGAATTCGCGAACCAATCCGGTATTCGCCACCAGATTCACAAGACTGATGTGCGGGAGCTTCACAAATCGCTTGGCCAGCTGAAAACTGAGCGGCTGCATGACATAGGCCACAGCCATAGGCGTGCCGGTCAGGGCGCATTCCAGTGTCGCTGTGCCCGATGTCACCAGGGCTGCGTCGCAGGTTTTCATGAGATGAATGCTCTGTCCGCGAACCAGGGTCGTGTCACCCTGCCGATAGACCGTGAGATCCGGCGTCTCCGTCAGGGGCTCACCCAAAGCCTCACCCAGAATGCTGGCAAAAAGTTCTGGTTTCAGACTGGGCGCCATGGAAAGGGCGAAACGAAGCGTGGGATCCTTCTTTCTCAACTCCGCGCGAATTTCCATCATGCGCGGCAAAAGCCGGCGAATTTCGCTGGTGCGGCTGCCGGGAAAAAATCCGATCGTGGGGGCAGCGGAGAGCTTGAAGCGCTCGCGATCCGCCATTGCTGTCCGGGCGCGATCCACCTGCGGCGTGCCCACATAGCGAAAGTTCACCTGGCGCTCGCGAAAGAATTCCTTTTCAAAGGGCATGATGCCCAGGACTTCATCCGTCACGGCCCGCAGGGTCTTGGTGCGTTTTTCACCCCAGGCCCACAGCTGCGGCGCCACATACTGAAACACATAGACACCGCGCAGCCGCAGGGCATCCGCGAGGCGCAGGTGAAAACCAGGATAATCGACCAGGATCGCGATATCCGGCTGACGGCGTTCAATCTGTTCCAAAAGGCTGAATTCAAGATGTTTCAGAAAAGGCAGGTGCTTGATGACTTCCACAAAACCCATGACCGAGAGTTCCTCGATCCCAAAGAGGGCCTCGGCTCCGTTGGCTCGCATCCGCGGGCCACAGATGCCGAAAACCTCCGCGTCAGGCCACAGAACCCGCAGTTCGTGGAGGAGTTCCGCAGCCAATAAATCGCCGGATGGTTCTCCGGCTGAAACGAAAATCCGAGGCGGCCTCATGCATCCTCTTTTCGGTAGGGGTGTTGTCGATTAAAGAAGTTCGACCGGCGTTCCGCTTTCCATCCAGGGACGGAGGCGCTGCTGCGCAGCCATTTCCACGGCTTGTTCCACGAGTTGAACCGATTCCACCAGCTGCTCGTGCGTGGCCAGATTATGCTCGCGACCCGACAACAGTCGCGCGAGCTGATCGAGCTGAATTTTCAGGGTTTCCTGTTTTTCCACAGGCAAAAACGCGCGATCGAGTGGACCGTTGCTCGCAATCCACTCCAATTCAGGCAGAATGTCGGCTGCGCGTCCCCTGAGGCCAAGACCGGAAATCTCGCAGGTCTGCGCGATATAATCGACGGTCGCGACGGCATCCGTCCCGGTCACGCGGATGCTGCGCAAACGCTGAGGCGTCAGCCAATTCACATGCACAGAGCCGGTGGCTCCCTGACTTCCCGCGACCAAAATTTCCGCGGTATCGAAAATATCCTGGAGCTGGGTGCTGTGACCGACGCTATTCAGGACCTGCAAAGGCCCGAGCAGCATACGGAACACGTCCAGTTCATGAACGGCCAGATCCAAAATCACATTGTTGCCGGGCTTCACATTGCGCGGAAAGCCGCCTGCACGGGTTCCCGTAAGATGAACGAGGCGACCCAGGATCCCTGTCTGAATCAGGCGGCGCAAGGCTCCGACGACGGGATTGCAGCGTTCGATATTGCCGACGGCCAGATGCAGCGAACGATCACTGGCGATTTGCACCAGTTCGCGCGCCTCCTGCATGGTGCCGGCTGCCGGTTTTTCCACCAGGACGTGACGATTGTTTTCGAGGATTTTTTTCACAAGGACGTAATGCAGCTCGGTCGGCGCCGCAACAACAGCCAAATCCCAATCCAGGGCCAGGGCTTCATCCACGGTGCGGAGCAAAGGAACCGATGGGGCAGGCAAAGCATCCAAAACTGGGTCGACCACAGCCACGAGCTGGTAGCGCGAATCTTCCTGTAAGACGCGGAAATGATTGCGCCCCATGTTTCCCATGCCAAAAAGAACAACACGAATCAACTGCATGTCCCGTCCTCGCGTTCGGTTAGAGGCCGCCACTATAGCGAATCCACGAAAGCTTGCCTAGCAGGGATTCTTCAGGTCCGGGTGACTTCGTCTACGTTCAATGCAAAGCGTTGGCCCGCTTCACTTCCACCTTCCACCTGATCCACCAGCACGAGCAGCGTGTTGAGAAGATCGAGATTCAAAACACCATCGGTCGGCAAGGCGAGGACATCGTCCTTTTCAAAATTCAAAGGGCAGACATCGCGCTCTGTGCGTTCGTTCACTTTAAAAGATAAAGGCAGACCCTGCGTCCGGCAGATGATGGGGCGGACGGGATAGATCTGGCAAGCGCCTTCGTCATCCAAAAAGCTGCAGGCTTTCGGATTCCCGGGCTGCGCTTTGAGTTTCTCGATCAAGTCGGGACGCTCGTTCAGCCATTCGCGGATGGCGAGGCGTTCCACCGAAAAAACAGTCAAACCAGGCTGACAGCAGGACGAGCAGCCCTTTTTGCATTGCAGCTGCGCAGCATAGCGCTCGTGAAATTCCTTGGCTTTGGCATCAACCTTGGCCACAAGATCCTGGTAACGGGATGCACTCATCAGATTTTCCGTAGCACAGCGTAAAACATGGTATCCGCATCAGCGGCTGGATTACCACAGAGGGCCTGAGTTTCCAAGCGAAGGTCAGGATGAGCCGCAAGCGCGGCGGCCACCACATCTTCATTCTCGTCCGGCAGCCAGCTGCAGGTCGCATACACCAGCTGTCCGCCCTTTTTCAAGGGGGGCAGAACTTTCTGAAACAGGCTGATTTGCAGAGCCTGCAGGTCCTTCAGTTCCCGCTCATGACAGCGGTATTTGCTGTCAGGACTGCGACGCCAGGTGCCGGTGCCCGTGCAGGGAGCGTCGATCAGGATCACATCGACCCCACCGTTTTTCTGCCATTCACTGGGAAACGGCGGCAGGCTTTCCCCATTCCAGGGTAAAGTCCGCACGCGGGAAAATCCGGCACGTGCGGCGCGTCTCTTCACTTCTTCCAATTTATAACTGCGAATAT from Oligoflexus sp. encodes the following:
- the lpxB gene encoding lipid-A-disaccharide synthase, translating into MRPPRIFVSAGEPSGDLLAAELLHELRVLWPDAEVFGICGPRMRANGAEALFGIEELSVMGFVEVIKHLPFLKHLEFSLLEQIERRQPDIAILVDYPGFHLRLADALRLRGVYVFQYVAPQLWAWGEKRTKTLRAVTDEVLGIMPFEKEFFRERQVNFRYVGTPQVDRARTAMADRERFKLSAAPTIGFFPGSRTSEIRRLLPRMMEIRAELRKKDPTLRFALSMAPSLKPELFASILGEALGEPLTETPDLTVYRQGDTTLVRGQSIHLMKTCDAALVTSGTATLECALTGTPMAVAYVMQPLSFQLAKRFVKLPHISLVNLVANTGLVREFIQDFAASDAADELSRLAQPGPYRDEKRERLLDLCTRLQGDLARNAAAAIHESWLRLYEKKSAVPVLESRS
- a CDS encoding Gfo/Idh/MocA family oxidoreductase, with the protein product MQLIRVVLFGMGNMGRNHFRVLQEDSRYQLVAVVDPVLDALPAPSVPLLRTVDEALALDWDLAVVAAPTELHYVLVKKILENNRHVLVEKPAAGTMQEARELVQIASDRSLHLAVGNIERCNPVVGALRRLIQTGILGRLVHLTGTRAGGFPRNVKPGNNVILDLAVHELDVFRMLLGPLQVLNSVGHSTQLQDIFDTAEILVAGSQGATGSVHVNWLTPQRLRSIRVTGTDAVATVDYIAQTCEISGLGLRGRAADILPELEWIASNGPLDRAFLPVEKQETLKIQLDQLARLLSGREHNLATHEQLVESVQLVEQAVEMAAQQRLRPWMESGTPVELL
- a CDS encoding iron ABC transporter permease; the protein is MQTADATSNKKRRLADLVGYGTVIATIAMLFFFLVLPVSTIMARAFFNKGEFTFRYFPLLFSNELLMHSIGNSLMIGIATTLLATLLSFPLAVINVKWEFPGKSLLMGLLLVPMVMPPFVGAIGLLRFFARRGSVNLALMDMEWIDAPIDWLGPENMFWAVIVLEVLHLYPIMYLNLSASLANVDPSVEEVATTLGVPKWKQLKDIVWPLARPGYFAGAIIVFIWALTDLGTPLLVGYHETIPVQIFNMITDVNENPVGYALVFLVIVMTVCFFLLSKLALGSKKYEMMAKGHVTSGKRKAGWISLPLIYAFVGLTVFCALVPHIAVMITAVSNKWFMTVLPEQYTFEHFTAVFQTNLSLVGIKNSFIFAGLSTLLDLILGLLIAYVIVRKLIPFPGLLDGLVMIPLALPGIVLAFGYVVTYSDTFLDPLHNPVPLLVIAYAIRRLPYMVRSASAGLQQMSPSLEEASTTFGASRFHTLRKITVPLVTANLIAGALLCFSYAMLDVSDSLILAMKEKFYPLTKAIYVLFLEQGSGELLASALGVIGMAILAACIMGASMLLGKKMGELFRS
- a CDS encoding ABC transporter ATP-binding protein, with amino-acid sequence MEVVFKSIYKRYGQTTAVHDLNLTIEKGALHFLLGPSGCGKTTTLRMLAGLEQVTEGQLFFNGEDVTKKPAVDRGIGMVFQNYALWPHMTVYKNVEYGLKLRKLSSAEIKKRIDDVLDITRLTQYVDRLPGQLSGGQQQRVALARALAIRPNVLLLDEPLSNLDAKLRGEMRDNILRIHKQTGITTLYVTHDQREALSMGTRISVMHAGHLIQTDSPRTLYNFPKTPFIASFIGETNLIQGKVIGRQGETIQVQTALGLFEATHKVEQFPVGAAVSISMRPEAIAIDWDKKGQGANYFQLKVEHLTYLGESEQFQLRSSSGQAIKVNFYHAPEHNFQEGDAIGCMIAAEDVLVLPPQTEIGPGT
- a CDS encoding YkgJ family cysteine cluster protein encodes the protein MSASRYQDLVAKVDAKAKEFHERYAAQLQCKKGCSSCCQPGLTVFSVERLAIREWLNERPDLIEKLKAQPGNPKACSFLDDEGACQIYPVRPIICRTQGLPLSFKVNERTERDVCPLNFEKDDVLALPTDGVLNLDLLNTLLVLVDQVEGGSEAGQRFALNVDEVTRT
- a CDS encoding ABC transporter substrate-binding protein → MKSWLIASTLLCSSVSAWAKDTLVILSPHRKSIQEEYVPLFTEYYKKTFKTDVDVQWLDQGGTSDDVRFLRAKYANNKKSSGVDLFWGGGTATFMELQRDGFLDTYKLPAELKAQVPENTAGIPLYDKTHTWYASAMSSFGVFFNKKIMKMDGMPEPKTWQDLGSPVYKDNISLTDPRRSGSANTMNAIILQTMGWDKGWELLTAISGNARSFTHSSTDPIKAVVSGDVGLAMAIDFYALAKIGDLGPDNLGFVLPEGQSVLDPDPIAILKGAPNRKVAERFVQFVLSVDGQKLLLLPKGVPGGPKMSSLGRMAVNTKAYQETEGKRISPANPFTQKGFIMLDLERATKMQRVFNDLVGATLVDTHDDLKKAWKKIAKGKSVDPAKLAVFGKPALSEAEFMKLVDRWDDEVVRNQTINAWVGASRQKYKSLQ